The DNA sequence CTTAAGTTTGAAAACATTacagtatttatttatattttacactAACGTACACACCCTACAAAGAAGATTGATAACATTAAACAATGAGGGATGGTGTATGTGATTCAGAAAATCTcgttaatgtaatttatttttttctaaaaatatgggaattgattttaatatatcattgaTGTAATAAAACATTTGGTGATGTTAGTTAATATTGGTAAACGAGAATGTCTTGTTTCCAACTCTCTTATGTTGTTTCATTCTAGTTATTTAATTTGcacttttgtttaattatttagtaaacacaATGTTTTATTACACCTATCATATGAAAGTATCTAATAGTAACCTTTAGCTAAAAAATCCCCAGCAAAGCTAAATGCCATAGCAGTGATATACGGCTGGTATATAAACTAGAATAAACCACCCCTTACAAAATGCTACTACTTTTACATATATTCAAAAGAAATAGCAAACAAACTTATCAGTCTTGAAAACTCATATTGCCTCTTTCCTCTTCAATGTCCGAACCATCAAAACTGTCTAATTCTTCACTTTCGTAATCTTGTTCCATCTCTACAGCGAAAGTAGGATCATGTTCTTCATCCTGATGCAAATCATCATTCAACTTCTCAATTAATCCTACTGCACTAAAGTTAACAGTTGTTAGCTTCACAATAACTTTCTTTCCCTGACCATAACAATATACACAGGATGAACTACATCACCAAAATCATCATCCAAACCCAAAGCCCTCTCCTCCTCACTGCCTCCAAAGTATACATCACTTGCTTCATCACTATCATGATCCTCCTCACTCCCATCACCATTTCTAATTGGTTCCTGGTCTTCATTGACCCTGCATGCATGATATCAACATAACTAGAATCAATCCCCCTACTTTGGTTATTTTCAGCACCAATTGCACCCTCAACAGTGCAAGGAAGCTTGTTTTCAAACAAGTTAACTTCACCTTCATGTTCCACAAATATCTCAGCAACACATTGGTGATTAATAACATACTCCCCAAGCTCAACCGCATCAGTATCTCACTTTAAGGCTTTGTATTCACCAATAGAGTTCGGACTTTCTTCACCATAGGTACGTAAGTTCCCCTTCACAACTCCAACAGCTTCAAAGAAACACCACTTGTCAAAATCAGTAACTTTGTGAGTGTGTTTGATTCCATTGACATACACCACACTCTCACCTTCCTTCCGGAAAACACCTCCACGGTGAAAAATGACGAAAAAATACAACGTACGATAAAAacccaaaacacaaaaaaaggtCTACGAAAGTCAACACACATGTATCATCGACCTTCAACACACCGAATCATTCCCCACAAGCAAGAAACACACACCACAGCAGAATATGCAAATGGTCCCCACACAAAAccctaaatagaaaaaaaaaaaccaacaaaaatatTAGCCTTTGTGCCCAATTGGTTCACAAAACTATTAGAAACACAATACGTCCACACCAATAACAAAAAAGAGTCTCTTACCTTTACTCGCGTCTGCTACCTTGAGAGGCCACGCTCTACACCAGAGACCCAGTTCACACGTTGCAAAAAAGGAACCTTCCCACACCATTCGTTGTCGCAAGCCTTAAGAGTGATTAGAATAGCACGATTCTCCCCCAAACCCTTACGAACTCACCCATTCCCTTCTGCCTTCTATTTAAAATCccctcttttaaattttataattctgtATTATATGGATGTGGTTAAGTTGACtgatattattatcattttaaggttaaattaatcattcgtatcttatcattttttaaagtgatttttttaatttttataatttatattttaattttttttagttgttatggtttaaaagtaatattttaatttatattttaattactttttttatgatataaactaaaaaataattaaaatacaaaatatatgaaaagatcaattttaaattataaagactaaaaaaaattaaaatacaaatgataaaaagtaaaaagaaaacaatttttaaattataagaactaaaaaagaattaaaatgtaaacaagactaaaaaattactttaaaattataaaactaagaTATAAATGAcgaaattatagaaattaaatgagtaattaaacttaattttaattagtgtATCACCTCAAGTTTATGTCacctttaagttttttttttagcaaaaactAAGAAACTAATAGTaagaatctaaaataaaaagatgtttAATTATAAGcactaaatgaaaaaaaattataaaaactataaagatattaatttttttataataattctatttttttttacataccgAATTTCGCACAGCGCTTTTTatcttgttttcctttcttaTTGAATCAATCATTATATCTaccaatttttttcctttatctttCTTATTTCTGTTTCCTTTTCTGGGatttgaaaattacatttttccttttcagAATTATAACATTACTAGCTCTATAGTTATATCTCGCATTCTGTTTTTATTGTTCCAACTCCCATTCTCTCATGTCGATCAcgccaagaaaaaaaatggaacaaGATGAAAGGACGACTTTGTAATTGAGAATAAGGACTTCAAAGCTTCAAACATCTATATATCagaatgtaattaaaatattccATTCGCAACAACACCTGACCAAATTTACACAAAGTAATCAATTTGGAACATCATTAATTACTTCAAGGACATTAAATCCTCACAAGCCAAGGAAAACTAACAGAAAATAAACATGCACAACATATaacttaattaactaattaaggtCCCTTATGTTGATTATTTTCAAGGCTTCCCAATAGCCAAAGCAGACATGATAATCAACAAGACTAAGACAACCACAGCAACGAAGGATGAGACGACTGCCGCACTGGTCTGCGCACAGAAGTCTCCAAATTGGTTGCATATGGCTAACCAGTTCGTGTCCTGATCCCCGTTGTGTGCCAAGTAAACTATGGCTGCAGCTGAAGCACCACCAGCAGTGGCTAGAGTAAGAAACGCCTGCAATATTCATAAACACGTACACACAAAGTctataaataaaagtatatgATAATACTAATAAACTTACAATTGGGTCAGCAAGTTTAAAGGAACAACAAATACTATTAGTAATTAGGCTTATGGACTAGGATCTGTTTGGATAAGCTGATCCAGAAGAATTTATTTCTGAACaaatttctataaattaatttatacataagttaattttaacttataaataagtttattttattttattttctttcttctagaAATTCCTTCAGGTCATTTACCTAATGAAAATGAAGTTCTATATTAcattgtaaatatataaattatgataaCAGTACAATATACATCAACCTAACAAAAAAATCTTGTTAACATAAGTAATTAACATAAATTTTCATTGCATCTTACTGTTAATTATCGTAAACTCACAACGTTTAAAGGACCAACCAACAATTTCTATATCAATGAAAAATAGTCTAATTACTATATTTTGTTAGTACGTATATGAATTCCTCTCTATTTCTTGTAGTGCTACTCTTCATATGCTTCGATGTACCATTATTCTGCAGGAGAAGTGATCATTTGGAAAATAAAGAGGCTTCTCGTGTATCTTAGTCTCTTATAGTTATATACTATTTGCATAAGTTTTTTCATGAGcatttataagaaaatgaaataaattaaatttctcattaactaaaattaacttatgtacttttttttataggagTTATTTCATTTAACTTCTTCAAAAGTTAAAGTCTAcaagttaattttagtttatgaaagaaatttaaattctttttagcttcttatttgaaagaaattcaatttctttttaacttcttattttcttctttttataagtgtttataaagaaatttattcaaacaaaattgaTATTATCAAGACTTTGTTCGTGGAAAAGTTTGTCCAAACAAACAAGACCGATTTCATCAATATTTGAGAGAGGTTACAGTGTCTAAGATGATGAGGAAAAGCCTTGGTCCAACAGCATGGGGGCGAACGATGGCTACAATAGAGAAAGGTAGTGACAGAACAAGGTAACCACCCACTAGAGACATTGTAATAACAAAAAACCTGCATTTTGATAACTATATAAGGTTAATTTCTCATTTCGGTGAATTAAGACTGGTGTTATATGAAAACACATATATAGAAAATAGAGTAATTAGAAGGTCACATACTGAAAAGTAGTGAAGCTATCATAACTAGCCTCAAACTGAAAGAACTGAGTGAAGAAAGGAAGTGTTTGATCACTTGTTCCCATAGTGGCAGCAGCACCAAGAGCCGCAGCAATAGCACCTAACCTTAGAATAAAGTCCATTATTGCCACCCCTTTCTTCCACCCTCCTG is a window from the Glycine max cultivar Williams 82 chromosome 2, Glycine_max_v4.0, whole genome shotgun sequence genome containing:
- the LOC100500661 gene encoding casparian strip membrane protein 1 yields the protein MSTTIEIPESSKVAKGKAVAVVAPARPGGWKKGVAIMDFILRLGAIAAALGAAATMGTSDQTLPFFTQFFQFEASYDSFTTFQFFVITMSLVGGYLVLSLPFSIVAIVRPHAVGPRLFLIILDTAFLTLATAGGASAAAIVYLAHNGDQDTNWLAICNQFGDFCAQTSAAVVSSFVAVVVLVLLIIMSALAIGKP